A DNA window from Pseudomonas tohonis contains the following coding sequences:
- a CDS encoding four helix bundle protein translates to MDFERLDVWRRSKQLTVSIYRAFADCRDAGFKDQVTRSALSVPSNIAEGMERGSAKEKCRYLWIAKASCGELRTQLMIGAEIGYIAESLAADWVVETRELSRMLTGLINKISV, encoded by the coding sequence ATGGATTTCGAGCGACTCGATGTCTGGCGAAGATCCAAGCAGCTCACGGTAAGCATCTACAGGGCGTTCGCGGACTGCCGCGATGCCGGGTTCAAGGATCAGGTAACCCGTTCGGCGCTGTCCGTACCCAGCAATATCGCCGAGGGTATGGAACGCGGAAGCGCCAAGGAAAAATGCCGGTATCTGTGGATAGCCAAGGCATCCTGCGGTGAGCTGCGAACCCAGCTGATGATCGGAGCTGAAATCGGGTACATAGCGGAATCGCTTGCCGCTGATTGGGTAGTCGAAACCCGCGAGCTGTCGAGAATGCTCACGGGGTTGATCAACAAAATTTCTGTCTAG